From Panicum hallii strain FIL2 chromosome 2, PHallii_v3.1, whole genome shotgun sequence, a single genomic window includes:
- the LOC112882044 gene encoding organic cation/carnitine transporter 7-like gives MEDGVSTYTVDEALVSMGFGKFHAFVLAYSGMAKISEAMEMMLLSFVGQSVQAEWELSAQAESLITSVVFVGMLVGAYAWGIVSDNYGRRVGFNFTAIVTGGAGLLSAFAPNYLSLIVLRFMVGVGLGGGPVLGSWFLEFIPAPNRGTWMVMFSAFWTVGTIMEASLAWAVMPAFGWRWLLALSSLPSFALLLFYPVTLESPRYLCMKGRIAEAVHVLETMARVNRVTLPSGRLVSGHRTELHEIGDSSETAQLVTTKKHNTGDLATKSEIGGLNAILKLLSPNLIRSSLLLWTVFLGHAFLYYGLVLLTSELNHGNRICGSEEGAELTTAAHINDENLYRNVFITSFGEVPGLLLSAAIVDKIGRKLSMSSMLYISCLCIAPLMFAQTEALTTVFLFGARVCISASFTVLHIYAPEIYPTAVRATGVGFASSIARFGGILCPLVAVGLVHACHQTAAILIFITVMLVSGIAVSYFPLETSGRKLSDHIAA, from the exons ATGGAGGATGGTGTATCTACTTATACTGTGGATGAGGCCCTTGTGTCCATGGGGTTTGGGAAATTCCACGCATTTGTCCTTGCATACTCCGGGATGGCTAAAATCTCTGAAGCGATGGAGATGATGCTTTTGTCATTTGTTGGGCAATCGGTTCAAGCTGAATGGGAGCTTTCTGCACAGGCAGAAAGTCTCATAACAAGTGTTGTCTTCGTGGGGATGCTTGTAGGAGCATATGCTTGGGGCATTGTTTCAGATAACTATGGAAGAAG GGTTGGGTTCAACTTCACAGCCATTGTAACTGGTGGGGCTGGTCTTCTTAGCGCTTTTGCTCCAAATTACTTATCTTTGATTGTACTGAGGTTTATGGTCGGTGTCGGACTGGGTGGTGGACCAGTTCTAGGTTCTTGGTTCCTAGAGTTCATCCCTGCTCCTAACCGAGGAACTTGGATGGTTATGTTCTCAGCATTTTGGACTGTTGGCACAATAATGGAAGCTTCTCTTGCTTGG GCTGTTATGCCAGCTTTTggctggaggtggctgctggcACTTTCATCATTGCCATCATTTGCTCTACTACTCTTCTACCCAGTGACACTGGAGTCACCAAGATACCTATGCATGAAGGGTAGAATAGCCGAAGCAGTTCATGTTTTGGAAACAATGGCGCGAGTGAACCGTGTTACTCTTCCCTCTGGTCGACTTGTCTCTGGCCATCGGACAGAGCTTCATGAGATTGGGGATTCCTCAGAAACGGCACAATTGGTAACAACTAAGAAACATAATACTGGTGATCTTGCTACCAAATCTGAGATTGGAGGCCTCAATGCCATCTTGAAGCTTCTATCTCCAAACTTAATCAGATCAAGTCTTCTACTTTGGACAGTTTTTCTTGGTCATGCATTCTTGTACTATGGTCTTGTTCTGCTAACATCAGAACTGAATCATGGAAATAGGATTTGTGGATCAGAAGAGGGAGCAGAACTGACCACAGCAGCCCACATAAATGATGAAAATCTCTATAGAAATGTATTCATCACCAGCTTTGGAG AGGtccctggcctcctcctgtctGCTGCCATCGTGGACAAGATCGGGCGCAAGCTCTCGATGTCTTCCATGCTTTACATCAGCTGCCTGTGCATAGCTCCACTTATGTTCGCTCAGACAGAAGCTCTCACAACCGTCTTTTTATTCGGCGCGCGGGTTTGCATCTCAGCAAGCTTCACTGTTTTGCACATCTATGCCCCTGAG ATTTACCCAACTGCAGTCAGGGCCACTGGTGTCGGTTTTGCGAGCTCAATTGCTCGCTTTGGTGGGATCTTGTGCCCCCTTGTGGCCGTTGGTCTGGTGCACGCATGCCACCAGACGGCAGCCATCCTGATATTCATCACAGTGATGCTGGTCTCCGGCATCGCTGTGTCGTACTTCCCCCTGGAAACAAGTGGCCGAAAGTTGAGCGACCACATCGCCGCATAG